The genomic region CTCCTTGACCGCCGGCATGCCATTGCCGCCTGGTTTCAAAATGCCGTTCTGATCTGATGGCCGATGTTCACCATCGGCCAATCTATTTTCTGACGTGAGCCTTGTCCTGAGTTGAACAACGAGCGATGGAATCCAGCCAACTGATCAAACAATTGGTCGATGCCTTGCGCGTGTTGCCCGGTGTCGGCAACAAATCCGCGCAGCGCATGGCTTACCATTTGCTCGACCGTCAGCGCGACGGTGGGCGCCGATTGGCCGATGCGCTGCATCGAGCGATGGACGGCGTCCGCGATTGCCTGCAATGCCGTAGCTTTTCCGATCAGGAAGTTTGCGGTATCTGCCTGGACCAGCGCCGCGATCGCAGCCTGCTTTGCGTTGTGGAATCGCCGAGCGATGTGCAGGCGATGGAACAGACCCAGGCGTTTCGCGGTCGCTACTTTGTTTTACGCGGCCATCTTTCGCCACTGGATGGTATCGGGCCGGACCAAATTGGTTTGCCGCAGCTGATTACGATGCTGAAAAGCGGCGAAATCAAGGAACTGATTCTGGCCACCAATCCGACCGTTGAGGGCGAGGCGACGGCCCATTACATCAAGGATTTGTGCAGCAAGCTGCCGCTGGAAATCACCCGTATCGCCCATGGCGTACCGCTTGGTGGCGAACTGGAATATATCGACGGCAGTACATTGGCGCACTCCATTTCCGGCCGCCGTCAATTCTGATTTCTCTCGAAAATCCTCCTTGAAAGCAGGGACTTCTATCCCCATATCCGGGCCATCGTTCGTTTAACCCGGAGGCTCTTGCATACCATGTCGGCTGCAACCGCTCGTGAAACCCGTCGTTTTGAAACCGAAGTCAAACAACTGTTGCACCTGATGGTGCACTCCTTATACAGCAACAAAGAAATTTTTCTGCGCGAACTGATCTCCAATGCCGCCGATGCGGCCGACAAGCTGCGCTTTAACGCGCTGTCGAATCCGGAGCTGCTGGCTGGCGATAACGATGTTCGTGTGCGACTGATTGTCGACAAAGAAGCCGGCACGCTGACCATCAGCGACAACGGCATCGGCATGACGCGCGACGAAGCCATTGCCAATCTCGGCACCATTGCCAAATCCGGCACCGCTGAGTTCCTGTCCAAGCTGTCTGGCGATCAGAAAAAAGATGCGCAACTGATTGGCCAGTTCGGTGTCGGTTTCTATTCCGGATTTATTGTTGCTGATCGCATCACGGTGCGTTCGCGCGCTGCCGGCACCAAGCCGCAAGAGGCGATTCAGTGGGAAAGCGCCGGTGATGGCGAATTCACCATTGAAAGCATTAACAAGGAAGAGCGTGGCACTGATGTCGTGCTGCATCTGAAAGAAGGCGAGAAAGCGTTTCTGGAGCCGTGGCGTCTGCGTTCGCTGGTGCACAAGTATTCCGAACATATCGCCATCCCGGTGCAACTACCGAAAGAAGATGACGAAGGCAAAGCCACCGACGAATTCGAAACGGCCAATAAAGCGACGGCGCTGTGGACTCGTCCTAAGTCCGAGATCAGCGACGAGGAATACAAAGAATTCTACAAGCACATCGCTCATGACTTCGATGAACCGCTGACTTGGGCGCACAACCGCGTTGAAGGCAAACACGAATACACCTCGCTGTTCTACATTCCAAAGCGTGCGCCGTTTGATTTGTGGAATCGTGATCGGCCGCGTGGCGTCAAGCTCTACGTAAAGCGCGTGTTTATCATGGATGATGCCGAGCAATTCCTGCCGGTGTACTTGCGTTTTGCCCGTGGCGTCATCGACTCCAATGATCTGCCGCTGAACGTTTCGCGCGAAATCCTGCAGGACAGCAGCGTTACCGATGCACTGCGTAAGCAAAGCGTCAAACGTATTCTTGGCATGCTCGACGATCTGGCCAAAGATGAAGAGAAATACCTCGGATTCTGGGACGAGTTTGGTCAGGTGCTGAAAGAAGGCTTGGGCGAAGACTTTGCCAACCGCGAAGCAATTGCCAAGTTACTGC from Permianibacter aggregans harbors:
- the recR gene encoding recombination mediator RecR — protein: MESSQLIKQLVDALRVLPGVGNKSAQRMAYHLLDRQRDGGRRLADALHRAMDGVRDCLQCRSFSDQEVCGICLDQRRDRSLLCVVESPSDVQAMEQTQAFRGRYFVLRGHLSPLDGIGPDQIGLPQLITMLKSGEIKELILATNPTVEGEATAHYIKDLCSKLPLEITRIAHGVPLGGELEYIDGSTLAHSISGRRQF
- the htpG gene encoding molecular chaperone HtpG; amino-acid sequence: MSAATARETRRFETEVKQLLHLMVHSLYSNKEIFLRELISNAADAADKLRFNALSNPELLAGDNDVRVRLIVDKEAGTLTISDNGIGMTRDEAIANLGTIAKSGTAEFLSKLSGDQKKDAQLIGQFGVGFYSGFIVADRITVRSRAAGTKPQEAIQWESAGDGEFTIESINKEERGTDVVLHLKEGEKAFLEPWRLRSLVHKYSEHIAIPVQLPKEDDEGKATDEFETANKATALWTRPKSEISDEEYKEFYKHIAHDFDEPLTWAHNRVEGKHEYTSLFYIPKRAPFDLWNRDRPRGVKLYVKRVFIMDDAEQFLPVYLRFARGVIDSNDLPLNVSREILQDSSVTDALRKQSVKRILGMLDDLAKDEEKYLGFWDEFGQVLKEGLGEDFANREAIAKLLRFASTHNDDAKQSVSLGAYVERMKTNQTAIYYLSAENYSSAKHSPHLEVFRKKGIEVLLLTDRIDEWMLSYLNDFDGKPLVSVTRGELDLGALETETDKAIQKELEQQSAGLVERIKNALGERVKEVRITHRLTDSPACVVGEKHEMGAHMLKLMKQTGQDVPEFKPIFEINPEHALIKRLDAEQDEARFGELTDVLFDQARLAESGQLESAGSYVAKMNKLLLELLAK